The stretch of DNA AGTTGTACAAGTAAGAGGGATAGACCAACAAAAGAACCATTAATGTAACAAACATAACATTATCTGACACCAAACCTTCCAAAAGTCCTCTGGATCATCTGCATGCAAAGATATTCCCAAGTATTCATTCGCTTCAACAAGCGCATCCACAAGCATCAGTTCAACAGCCTAACAATTGAAGACTGTTAGAAACAGTTCCATTTATATAGAAAGAAAGCAATGCACGGAGACTGCAGATAACTGGAACTGGCAACGTCTTTCTGCGGGCATAATAGCTAACAATATAATTGATGATGCAACTTAAAGGACATACATAAAGAAGAGGCAATATACAGGAGTGCAGATTTTTGGTGCATACACATTTATCAGTATAAATTGGTGAAGCAACTTAAGTACATCCAAAAATGAGATCACGACAGCACAATCATTTCATTTAAACACGAGACCTTTGAGAGCTTCATCTAAAAACCCTACTATGATTATCTTCTACAATACCATATACGACAACAGTTAACACTGTTGACAGGAAGTCTCAGTGTAATGCAACACAGCCGTATGGACTTACTTATGGGTTGTCTCTTGATGTAACCATGATATTTTGTAAGGTAAATAAGGCAATACTGTAATGGAGTTGGAAAACCCTGAGTATAAAGAGCATGTACCTTTACTTTGGCATGGGTATAGACAGTCCGATGCAGATCAGCACGTGTTGTGAACAATTTATGGATGCTCAGATCTGTAATTCCAAGTGGAGTATACCAAGTCACGTATTAGATACTTACAGAAAAAGAAAACAATGGCAATGGGTCAAATTGAAATAGATGACTGTTATATAGTTGACCTACAGTCTTTGGCAGGGTAGCATATTTCATCACCCATCACTCGCATACCTTCTAAAAGCCTGTATGAAAAACGGCAATATATGTTGATGGACAAGTTCTGTCTAAATGCTCATGATCACAAAATCACATTGGCATTCTCGTCAGCACATAAACGTTGCCAACAGTGTAGCTGGCGTtctttcatcatcataatcatatCTTCAATTATTTTAACATTCCTAAGCTTCCATTGAGGATCTACATAATTATCTGGCATtgtcagtttgcacaacagtgcAGATCTTGAATGCCTGTGTTCATATTCTCAACTAGGCCATAGGGGCAATTGGGCAAAAGAAAGTTGGCACGTTTGATGGCAAAATATACCTCCAATGCTGGAAATTGCTCCCAATACCACATGCTCTGCAATCACGGTCAATGTAGTCGAACCTGCATCATTACTCTAGGTTATGCCATAACCAGATGATGGTAGAGAGATAATGGTAGACTTATAGACGAAATTTGGAAGCACGATACAAAGAAGGCCCTTACTTGTCAACATCTATACCGTTGCGCCCATTAGCAACAATGTCGTAAAGGAAACGCTTCTCCTTCACACCCTGTGAAGAACCAATCTACATTTAATCAATCTATTTCATTCGAAATGGGTGATTAAAATAGTAGGAGAGAACAATATACATACTTCTGCTGTGGAGACGTCAGAGCTTGCAACTATCATTTCCTGCAGAAATTTTTGAAGGAGCAGGGTAAGAATTTAATAACTTAGAACAGCACACTGTGCTGTACTATTACAAGCTATGCACCCTATAAATGAACTTCATGCCCGACTGCTCCAGGTTTTTCATTTCATATTTTTATAACAGTACTACCTAGAGATGGCAGGTTGCACAATGAACTGAATTCTGTATGACCCATAAGATCGCTTCAAAATAGGAATGATAACTAAGTTGGTGCCACCACAAGTTCTTATATGAAATGCATTTTACCTTGATAACTTTCAGATAATCAGGTTCAATATCTATTGCGTGTTTATCGACAATGCTGTCCAGAAGCAGTGCAGACATATGTTCATGGGACCTGAATAAGCAAATGAGATTTTATTTATTAAAATGTTAGACCAAAATCTCCAGATAACTTTAACAGATTAACAGGCATATGGGAACACAGATAAGTGGATGAATAATCATTAACCATGCAATGTTAATATGCTCACATGCGTGGCACCTTGACAACTAAAACAAAATGTCGTAGATGgaaaagagaatcaccatgttgATCCTGGATGAACACGAGGAAGAAACTCATGCTCAAACAGATGACTGAAGGGGCCATGTCCAATGTCATGTAAGAGACCTGAACAGAATTATCACAAAGATCATTAACAAGCAAAACTTGTTGAGCCACGGTTGAGAAACACCAACCTGCAAGTTTCACAGTTTGCACATCAATGCGGTCAATGCCAAGTTCGTTTCCCTGTTGAGTGAAAAAAAATGCATAAGCTTCTGCATTATAAGTAAACTGTCACTTGCGAGTATGTAGCAGTCAAGACAATGTTCCATCTTCCATGGTACCAACCTGGTACTTCTGAAGATTGTTCATAGCCTCCCCAGCAAGTCTATAAACACCTAATGAATGTTCAAAACGTGTGTGGACAGCCCCGGGAAACACCAGATATGTAAGGCCTGAAAAGCATACAGAGCATGTTACACAAACATTAATGAACTGTAAATTTCATCAGAGTTGGATTACCCATAAAAGAAGCTCACAGCACTATTCATTTTAGGAAAAAAAATAAGATCATCTAAATCacactccctccatccggaattACTTGTTGCAGAAATGGATgcatctagaactaaaatacatccaTTTCCACGACAAATAAAtcgagacggagggagtatacaATAAACACTGTGGCACAAAGAAGTCCGTGGTCGGCTGACAAAAAATAAGTAGCAATGCACTTTCACTGTTCACTAGCACACACAAAAACATCGGATATGGGACTCCATTTAGATTTCTGACACTGCCAGCAAGATAGAATGCAAAGTTCCCAATAAGGTTTCTCTAGCAAGGGAAGAAAACTCACCAAGCTGTTTCAGATCCCGCAACCTGGATGAAATGAAAACATAATTAGGCCATCTAGAAAGTTAAATAGGCAAATGTGCAGCAATAATTTGGGAAAACTCAAGTCACCTCTGAAATTCCTCTGTATCCACAAATTCACGGGCCAACTGCACATCAGAGGAAGTAATTGTTATTGAAGAAAAGTGAATAGCTTAAGGAACAGAAACTATCAGAGAAAGTGACTCTTATTACAGATGATGAATAGTTGGGAGTAGAAATTATGTAAAGCTTCTATTTCTCAGTAGACATACAGAAAATTAAATTAGTAATAAAAGTAGAACTATTTTTCCATATATATGAAATAGACAATTAGTGTGATCATTATATACTGACTGATGACTGACCACGCATCCAAGTTACACAAAGCAATTATTCATTCATAAAAAGAAACATCAGGTGCAGTGTTCTACTTGTAACGCATGGCAGAGCACTGAAGCTCAAAATGGAAAACCACTTGGCCAACAGCAAGAAGACGAGGGCAGTTATGAATGATCATTTAATACTGTAGGACACAAGAGAACTCCCAACAGAATCCTCAGTGGTTGAACACATTTAAGTTTTAAATAAAAGGAATATACATATATGCAGCATGAGATCCTGTTACTAATTGGTTGCAAGACTGAAGATGGTCCAATGCTAGTGCCATCAGAACTGAGTTACTCAAATTCAGGATACTGGAATGTGAAAACGGTATGCAGATTACTAATATCCATGGTGGAAAGTAAAAGGGACCCAATATTATGTAACTTGAATACGACCTAGTTAGTGGAGACACATTAGGACGGACGTTACGAATTGCCATAAGCAGAGCAGCAGCTACACCAGACAGCAGTAACTGTAGTGAGGTAGAATAAACGAGTACAAAGAGTAGCCAAGCCAAAAATAGCCATGAAGTGCAATGCTGAAACAGTCCTTTTGGTGCATCATCACTAAACTGGTAGTAGCATGCTCCATGTTCCATTACTTGGGGGACGCACGTTACAGCCCAAGCACTAATAATGGATAAACAGGCCAATCAAAGCATAATACGTTTATTTAATTATTAACCCCATAATAACTATTATAATACCCATCGCTCTCAAGGTTGACCCCGGTCATACTCAGGTCAGGCAACAACAATATTCCCATTCTCCGGTGGAGGAAACAGAAACAGGTCATACATTAGCACAAGCAAGCGTGGAAAAGGTCCAGCGAATGAATTTTAAAACGGAAGGGCACATGGGGAGCACTTGTAGCTAGTAATAAGCAGTTGATACGCCACAACAACACAAACATACAGCCGAAAATCTGAAGAGGAAAAACAGCAGGTAATCAGGTGGACGGGGACTTGCGCCGTCGTTGCTGTTTGGTCCCGTCGTGGAGCACAAGGAAACGAACTCTCAGCACCATTTCCACGGGACTGAAATCGGACTGAATCGCAGCGCCCGACGATGACAAACAGACATAAGGAAACGCATACTGCTCGTGAAAAAAAAAACTCGGACCGCGCGCGGGCAGAGCAGAGATTGGTGGGGAAGCAAGCACGCAGGCGCAGTAATGCGGAGGAGGGAGCGGTGCGATGGAGGCCCGAAACGAATCGAATCGCCGACCAACCCGAAACCGACGGATTGCTCGCCCAAACCACCGGGCCGAACCACGCACCCACAACCAACCAATCGATAAGGCAGCCGAGCCGCCGCAACAAAACAAGAGCGAACAGGAGGAAGGGGAAGCAGTCGAATCGCTCACGGGGTCGAGGGAGATGTTGCCGTGGAGGTTGTCGAAGACCTGCTTGGTGGAGCAGCGGTCGTAGTCGCCGTACAGGTAcctgcccgccgccgccaccggcgcCCGCGGCAGCACGTccccctccgccgccgccgccgccggggcGCAGTACTCGCCCATCTCCTCCGCGGTTCGCGGAACCCCCGCCGCTTGGCTCGCGGAAGGAAGGTTCGAGGCGGCGTTTGGTTGTGGGGTTGGAGGAGGGGATGGGAGAAAAGCAAACTGCAAAGAGGATTGATTGATTAATAGCAGCAGCGCTGGCGAGAGATTGGGAGGTTTATAATTCGTAAATGGAAGGTTTACATTAGTAGATCGGATTAGATTATGAGCGGGTCGCGCTGGCCCCACGTGTCGGCGGGTGGCCAGGTGTGAGGGCGCGTGACGCCGTCGCACGGGGAACGCACCGGCGTACACTCCACTCCCAAGGGAATGCCTTATTAGCCTAGGCGTAACGCCAAGAATATTCCACTCTTGATGATGCTACTACTCAGGTACTACTTCCTGTTGTAGGTTATGAATGCTGGGCAATGCTAACTCGCAACCGTTTGGGATAGCAAACAAACGCCATTTTCCACACAGTTTTAGTTGGACGTGAGATCAAATGGTGGCGGTTTCTCAAGAAAAAATGTCATGCGTCGCAGCGAACGGTCGCCATCCATATTAGGGTCCATGGATGTTTGGTCCCTAGCCCCGTCGGCCCTTTCTTCATCTCCTCGTTGCGACAAAACTAATGGTCGGGCTAAACCTGTGCACTGGTGAATGAAGGCGGCATTGAGGAGGTCTCTTCTCTAATAGGCCTTCGCTCTGGCACCTGCCGGCGATGAGATGTGATCTACATGTGATTTTTTCCAAAGTTATGCGATTTTTTACATTGCATAATTTTTTTAAATATCACCAACATACTTTTTAAATGTGTGTACATTTTATAATACAATCAATTTTTTTAATCAAATGAAGATTATTTACAAATTACATGAACAATTATGTACATTATGTGGCCTATTTTAGTGCACAGTCAgtctttttttttgaaaacttAGTAAAGTAATTACAAAAATATGTATATTGATAACATTCTGACAAATAATAAAATATCAAAATGAAAAAAGGACAAAGCAAACCAGTCACTTCCAACTATGTCAGGCCATTTAGGCTGGCCCTAAGTCGAGCGGTTCTACCATCTCACAACAGGCGAGACATAGGCGCTCCCAAGCCAAGTGTTTGTTAGCATTTATTTCTTGGAGGGTCTATTTATCACTTGTAGCGAGATATACAGGGTTGGTCCAGTAGTGTCTTCTTATTTGCTTCTACGCTTGGCTCATTATTTTCTTTCTGTTTTTACATTTTGATTTTTTTGGATTTCTCATGTACTAAAAATGTTCTGATTTTTGGGTCAGTTTTCTCTCATTTCCGCGAGAGTGTTTTTTTCACATTTTAAATGTATATCTACATAGGAATTTACTTTACATagttttgaaaaatgttcaccgCGCATTAAAAAGATATTAATGGAATGTGAAAGTTTGTTCATGCAGTTTACTAAAATGTTCATACAATTAAAAAGAATTCTCATGGAACTTCAAAAATACGCAAATATTTCAAAATATGTTCACAACATTTCTTAAAAAAAAATTATCATAAATGTAAAAAATGACACTTCTAGAAAACCAACCATAGCACACGCAGTTCATTCAAAGATCTTGAAATATGTTCATGAAATTTCTAAAAAAATTGAAAATATGAAAAACGACACCGTTTTCGCAGTCTTCGCTCTCCTATTATTATGAGCAGATAATTGAGAGCATCATCTACATGAAGACCCTCACAACCTGGATTAGACCTGAAGGGATTCCAAGTAATAACTTCACAAGCGGCCTCACTAGAATTGATATACTTCCTTCAAATTCAAGAGCCTCTTTTttagttcaaatcttatatgcgaacaAAAAAGGACCGAAGGGAGTACTTGTAAATAAAGCTATATAATTAGATTAGATTAGATTAGATAGGAGGCGATGGCGCAAGGATGGTCGCCGGGTCCAGGGGAGAAATCTTGAGACACTCGGCCTTGTACTCATCAACTGAGCCGTAGCACTGATCCTTTACTAAACAGCAGTAGTAGCATACCGATGGTCGGTCGCATGAATTAAGGATGCACAGTCCATTTACATGGACCTTAACCCTTTCCGCCTCTTCCAATATTCTAGCTGTGGAACATAAAAATATATTAGTGATCACATTAATCTCTGTTTAGAAATAAATAAGTAGTCGAtgaacaaacaaacaaacaaacaaacaaacaaacaaatagACAATCACTGAGAAAAGCCGTAAACACTTGTGGGTAAATAGAAATCAACTTACACTGCACATGGGTAGTGAAGCACGTGAGAAGAAGCACCCACTGCACATGCGTACCCCCACCCTCCGTACCCATTTTTTTTTCAAACGTACTGGTTTTCTTCTGGTTCTTCTGTCCCATGTACACAAATCTGCCGATCATTGAAATCCCTCCCCGTCTCAGCACTAATTTCCTCCCAAAAGTCATTGTTAGAATAAATCTGAGACATACCGTCGATCATCTGAGGACCAAGCAATCATACGAGCatgacaccgagatttgttaacgaggttcaccgatatggctacatccccggggcttgactacgggcgctcctccctgtgacaccgtcacaataccgcacccggtcgccgtggacaccggcacatgccgcTGGCTTTCCCtgcgttccggtgctattatgtaggcatatgttacatcgtgtgtctacccccgctatataaGAAAGGCCTAGGATACATAATACAACTCATAGTCCAattgtaacctaccttgtacactatattcgacacaactccaaTAGTCATGGGAAAAATCAAAACTTTCCTCATATACAACACACATCAAAACTTTGCAATTTGTTTCCGAAAAAAGATTTCTCCCAAAAGTCATGGGAAAATCAAAACTTTCCTCATATACAACACAAATCAAAACTTTCCAATTTGTTTCCGTCTGTGTGTAGGGAACCAAACTTTCCTGACACTAAAGCCAACGTTTCATTTCTTGTTGAACCCTACCCGTACCCTAATGCTCCATTTCTATTGCCTAGCATCGGCGGTGACTGGTGGGATGCTCGTCGACGGCAGTCCTGGCAGC from Triticum urartu cultivar G1812 chromosome 3, Tu2.1, whole genome shotgun sequence encodes:
- the LOC125542215 gene encoding deoxynucleoside triphosphate triphosphohydrolase SAMHD1 homolog, with the protein product MGEYCAPAAAAAEGDVLPRAPVAAAGRYLYGDYDRCSTKQVFDNLHGNISLDPLAREFVDTEEFQRLRDLKQLGLTYLVFPGAVHTRFEHSLGVYRLAGEAMNNLQKYQGNELGIDRIDVQTVKLAGLLHDIGHGPFSHLFEHEFLPRVHPGSTWSHEHMSALLLDSIVDKHAIDIEPDYLKVIKEMIVASSDVSTAEGVKEKRFLYDIVANGRNGIDVDKFDYIDRDCRACGIGSNFQHWRLLEGMRVMGDEICYPAKDYLSIHKLFTTRADLHRTVYTHAKVKAVELMLVDALVEANEYLGISLHADDPEDFWKLDDTIVKSIETAPNDELKKAKEIIQRIRRRELYKFCNQYSVPKDKLDHFKNITAQDIVCSQITSKVLLKEEDVAVSNVKIDLTRGKDNPLESIKFFKDFGCEEKFPITDERVSHLLPVCNQDRIVRVYAKKPELVEAVSEAFENLQLRMYGEKTQVHDTPTKKKRRFN